In the Ostrinia nubilalis chromosome 7, ilOstNubi1.1, whole genome shotgun sequence genome, one interval contains:
- the LOC135073575 gene encoding uncharacterized protein LOC135073575 — translation MIPRHKKYFCLTISVFLFVSGVSASVIKEALEDHLKDVAHKEGAESVKHDKQRGEKIHQIESQVNDSHKNQYAKATDEGKYLKKDHDSKSASESDAYEGYNAQQDKAEDSQAGGYKRGHKKGHHKQGFQNSYHKDESSNKSTFFDDFNDEGDQAAYNSRLNSHDNQGGRRYKGAHNNGQEHVRDNYYGGGYNRQGDNGVKHVGHQDYGKKYYLNDDEHYNKYKNGHDKYNRDRYYDRQEHRAPPPVHHDPGWKGWERDPGWNQRGWERDPGWERDPGWQRDPGWQRDPGWERDPGWQRDPGWGRDYGGPGYYDDHGIRHDGGYGYGPHHGYGYGYDESRTSPVAEIPKNAPVVAQRKQTITIYEDPRYDGKDKGQLRREEGDYLQLEFKPSTHRYASYDNTYYSAPTKDRAMESSKINRLVYNYRRQ, via the coding sequence ATGATTCCTCggcataaaaagtatttttgcttGACAATCAgtgtatttttgtttgtttcggGTGTCAGTGCATCAGTGATAAAGGAAGCCTTAGAAGATCACCTGAAGGATGTCGCACATAAGGAAGGCGCGGAATCGGTCAAGCATGATAAGCAGAGAGGCGAAAAAATCCATCAAATTGAAAGCCAAGTGAACGACAGCCACAAGAACCAGTACGCTAAAGCTACAGATGAAGGAAAATATCTGAAGAAAGACCATGACTCGAAGTCTGCCTCGGAAAGTGATGCCTATGAAGGATACAATGCTCAGCAAGACAAAGCCGAGGACAGCCAAGCAGGTGGTTACAAACGAGGACATAAAAAGGGACATCATAAACAAGGTTTCCAGAACTCTTATCACAAAGATGAGTCCTCTAATAAGAGCACATTCTTTGATGACTTCAATGATGAAGGTGACCAGGCAGCGTATAATAGTCGTTTAAATAGCCACGACAACCAGGGAGGCAGGAGATATAAAGGAGCTCACAATAACGGGCAAGAACATGTGAGAGACAATTATTATGGCGGAGGTTACAATAGGCAAGGAGATAATGGTGTTAAGCACGTCGGTCATCAAGATTATGGTAAAAAGTATTATCTGAATGATGATGAACATTACAACAAATACAAGAATGGTCATGATAAATATAATAGAGATCGATACTATGATAGGCAAGAGCATCGGGCACCTCCTCCAGTTCATCATGACCCAGGATGGAAAGGTTGGGAGAGGGACCCTGGATGGAATCAGCGAGGTTGGGAGAGAGATCCCGGATGGGAGAGGGACCCAGGGTGGCAGAGGGATCCTGGGTGGCAGAGGGATCCAGGGTGGGAGAGAGACCCAGGATGGCAAAGGGACCCGGGATGGGGCAGAGACTACGGCGGTCCTGGATATTATGATGATCATGGCATTCGTCATGACGGTGGTTATGGATATGGCCCGCACCACGGATATGGATACGGATATGATGAATCTCGAACTAGTCCAGTGGCTGAAATACCTAAAAATGCTCCAGTCGTTGCCCAAAGAAAACAAACTATTACTATTTATGAAGATCCAAGATATGACGGCAAAGATAAGGGACAGTTGAGGCGTGAAGAAGGGGACTATCTCCAGTTAGAATTTAAACCTAGCACTCATCGTTATGCTAGTTACGACAATACTTATTATAGTGCTCCAACAAAAGATAGAGCCATGGAATCAAGTAAAATTAATAGGCTCGTTTATAACTACAGGCGACagtaa
- the LOC135073167 gene encoding histidine--tRNA ligase, cytoplasmic isoform X2: protein MSIKLLGFAKKCATVLYSRNTVLNSNFAKTITTSSCCKVMIQQEVAKLLALKAELASDDAGPQKFTLKTPKGTRDYNPQQMTIRNNVLQKIIEVFKKHGAECIDTPVFELKEVLTGKYGEDSKLIYDLKDQGGEILSLRYDLTVPLARYLAMSKISTLKRYHIAKVYRRDNPAMTRGRYREFYQCDFDIAGQYDIMVPDAECLKVVTEILDSLDIGKYVLKVNHRRLLDGMFEACGVPDDKFRAACSAVDKLDKSPWEEVRTELINEKGITPDAADRIGKYVRLSGSTELIEKLLQDHTLTAAKPSVDGLCGIKILLDYCEIYGIKNKVVFDLSLARGLDYYTGVIYEAVLTEPIKIGNEEQSVGSIAGGGRYDNLVGMFDSKNKQVPCVGVSIGVERIFSVMEAKLAAGDMHVRTNEIEVYVISAQKNFLEERMRICNELWNAGIKAEQSYKKNPKMLTQLQHCEEYGIPLAVVLGESELKRGVVKIRHIKSRSEEEIPRGKLLAEITERIANLGKIEMNGNGK from the exons ATGTCTATAAAATTGCTGGGTTTTGCAAAAAAGTGTGCAACAGTGTTGTATTCACGCAACACTGTTCTCAACAGCAATTTTGCTAAAACTATTACGACATCATCTTGCTGTAAGGTAATG atCCAGCAAGAGGTAGCAAAATTACTGGCATTGAAAGCTGAGCTGGCATCGGACGATGCAGGTCCGCAAAAATTCACACTCAAGACTCCCAAAGGGACTCGTGACTACAATCCGCAGCAAATGACAATACGCAATAATGTGCTGCAGAAAATCATTGAAGTCTTCAAGAAACATGGTGCAGAATGCATTGATACACCTGTTTTTGAATTGAAG GAAGTGCTAACTGGCAAATATGGTGAGGATTCAAAATTGATTTACGATTTGAAAGACCAGGGAGGTGAAATCCTTTCCTTGCGTTATGACTTGACGGTGCCATTGGCACGGTATCTGGCTATGAGCAAGATCAGTACTCTGAAACGGTACCACATTGCCAAGGTGTACAGGCGAGACAACCCTGCTATGACCCGAGGGAGATACAGGGAATTTTACCAATGT gatTTTGACATAGCCGGCCAGTATGACATTATGGTCCCAGATGCAGAGTGCCTCAAAGTGGTCACAGAGATTCTGGACTCTCTCGACATCGGCAAATACGTACTGAAAGTGAACCACAGACGGTTGCTCGACGGAATGTTTGAGGCCTGTGGGGTGCCTGATGACAAATTTAGGGCCGCATGTTCTGCTGTGGACAAGCTAGACAAG TCTCCATGGGAAGAAGTCAGGACAGAATTGATAAATGAGAAAGGAATAACCCCAGATGCAGCCGACAGAATCGGAAAGTATGTCCGCTTGAGTGGCAGCACCGAACTCATCGAGAAATTGCTCCAAGACCACACATTGACTGCAGCGAAGCCCTCCGTAGATGGATTGTGTGGCATTAAGATCCTGCTGGACTATTGTGAGATCTACGGCATTAAGAACAAAGTTGTCTTTGATTTGAGCTTGGCAAGAGGACTGGACTATTACACAGGAGTTATCTATGAAGCTGTATTGACAG AGCCCATTAAAATCGGCAATGAAGAGCAGTCCGTAGGCTCGATCGCCGGCGGCGGACGATACGATAACCTTGTCGGGATGTTTGATTCGAAGAACAAACAG GTGCCTTGCGTAGGTGTGAGTATAGGAGTAGAGCGCATCTTCTCTGTGATGGAAGCGAAACTCGCCGCGGGAGATATGCATGTGCGGACGAACGAAATCGAAGTTTACGTCATATCGGCGCAGAAAAACTTCCTCGAGGAAAGAATGAGGATCTGCAATGAACTCTGGAACGCAGGCATTAAG GCTGAACAATCGTACAAGAAAAACCCTAAAATGCTCACACAGCTGCAGCATTGTGAAGAGTACGGCATTCCGCTCGCCGTCGTCTTGGGCGAGTCCGAACTCAAGCGAGGCGTCGTCAAGATACGGCACATCAAGTCGAGGTCCGAAGAAGAAATACCCCGCGGTAAACTCCTGGCAGAAATCACAGAGAGGATAGCTAACCTGGGCAAAATTGAGATGAACGGGAACGGGAAATAA
- the LOC135073167 gene encoding histidine--tRNA ligase, cytoplasmic isoform X4: protein MAESQESLLQKVKDQGDLVRKLKAAKESSEKIQQEVAKLLALKAELASDDAGPQKFTLKTPKGTRDYNPQQMTIRNNVLQKIIEVFKKHGAECIDTPVFELKEVLTGKYGEDSKLIYDLKDQGGEILSLRYDLTVPLARYLAMSKISTLKRYHIAKVYRRDNPAMTRGRYREFYQCDFDIAGQYDIMVPDAECLKVVTEILDSLDIGKYVLKVNHRRLLDGMFEACGVPDDKFRAACSAVDKLDKSPWEEVRTELINEKGITPDAADRIGKYVRLSGSTELIEKLLQDHTLTAAKPSVDGLCGIKILLDYCEIYGIKNKVVFDLSLARGLDYYTGVIYEAVLTEPIKIGNEEQSVGSIAGGGRYDNLVGMFDSKNKQVPCVGVSIGVERIFSVMEAKLAAGDMHVRTNEIEVYVISAQKNFLEERMRICNELWNAGIKAEQSYKKNPKMLTQLQHCEEYGIPLAVVLGESELKRGVVKIRHIKSRSEEEIPRGKLLAEITERIANLGKIEMNGNGK from the exons ATGGCTGAGTCTCAAGAAAGTTTATTACAGAAAGTTAAAGATCAGGGAGATCTAGTTAGAAAATTGAAGGCTGCAAAGGAATCTAGCGAGAAG atCCAGCAAGAGGTAGCAAAATTACTGGCATTGAAAGCTGAGCTGGCATCGGACGATGCAGGTCCGCAAAAATTCACACTCAAGACTCCCAAAGGGACTCGTGACTACAATCCGCAGCAAATGACAATACGCAATAATGTGCTGCAGAAAATCATTGAAGTCTTCAAGAAACATGGTGCAGAATGCATTGATACACCTGTTTTTGAATTGAAG GAAGTGCTAACTGGCAAATATGGTGAGGATTCAAAATTGATTTACGATTTGAAAGACCAGGGAGGTGAAATCCTTTCCTTGCGTTATGACTTGACGGTGCCATTGGCACGGTATCTGGCTATGAGCAAGATCAGTACTCTGAAACGGTACCACATTGCCAAGGTGTACAGGCGAGACAACCCTGCTATGACCCGAGGGAGATACAGGGAATTTTACCAATGT gatTTTGACATAGCCGGCCAGTATGACATTATGGTCCCAGATGCAGAGTGCCTCAAAGTGGTCACAGAGATTCTGGACTCTCTCGACATCGGCAAATACGTACTGAAAGTGAACCACAGACGGTTGCTCGACGGAATGTTTGAGGCCTGTGGGGTGCCTGATGACAAATTTAGGGCCGCATGTTCTGCTGTGGACAAGCTAGACAAG TCTCCATGGGAAGAAGTCAGGACAGAATTGATAAATGAGAAAGGAATAACCCCAGATGCAGCCGACAGAATCGGAAAGTATGTCCGCTTGAGTGGCAGCACCGAACTCATCGAGAAATTGCTCCAAGACCACACATTGACTGCAGCGAAGCCCTCCGTAGATGGATTGTGTGGCATTAAGATCCTGCTGGACTATTGTGAGATCTACGGCATTAAGAACAAAGTTGTCTTTGATTTGAGCTTGGCAAGAGGACTGGACTATTACACAGGAGTTATCTATGAAGCTGTATTGACAG AGCCCATTAAAATCGGCAATGAAGAGCAGTCCGTAGGCTCGATCGCCGGCGGCGGACGATACGATAACCTTGTCGGGATGTTTGATTCGAAGAACAAACAG GTGCCTTGCGTAGGTGTGAGTATAGGAGTAGAGCGCATCTTCTCTGTGATGGAAGCGAAACTCGCCGCGGGAGATATGCATGTGCGGACGAACGAAATCGAAGTTTACGTCATATCGGCGCAGAAAAACTTCCTCGAGGAAAGAATGAGGATCTGCAATGAACTCTGGAACGCAGGCATTAAG GCTGAACAATCGTACAAGAAAAACCCTAAAATGCTCACACAGCTGCAGCATTGTGAAGAGTACGGCATTCCGCTCGCCGTCGTCTTGGGCGAGTCCGAACTCAAGCGAGGCGTCGTCAAGATACGGCACATCAAGTCGAGGTCCGAAGAAGAAATACCCCGCGGTAAACTCCTGGCAGAAATCACAGAGAGGATAGCTAACCTGGGCAAAATTGAGATGAACGGGAACGGGAAATAA
- the LOC135073167 gene encoding histidine--tRNA ligase, cytoplasmic isoform X1, whose amino-acid sequence MAESQESLLQKVKDQGDLVRKLKAAKESSEKAKKTNIEYNLEEINKWLYQYSYICGYTPTTSDIQLFNYLEKHLVFESYQYIKRWWYHMRSFSVSEISKFPTTRPPAIMHKIPKVNIDSLNEQIQQEVAKLLALKAELASDDAGPQKFTLKTPKGTRDYNPQQMTIRNNVLQKIIEVFKKHGAECIDTPVFELKEVLTGKYGEDSKLIYDLKDQGGEILSLRYDLTVPLARYLAMSKISTLKRYHIAKVYRRDNPAMTRGRYREFYQCDFDIAGQYDIMVPDAECLKVVTEILDSLDIGKYVLKVNHRRLLDGMFEACGVPDDKFRAACSAVDKLDKSPWEEVRTELINEKGITPDAADRIGKYVRLSGSTELIEKLLQDHTLTAAKPSVDGLCGIKILLDYCEIYGIKNKVVFDLSLARGLDYYTGVIYEAVLTEPIKIGNEEQSVGSIAGGGRYDNLVGMFDSKNKQVPCVGVSIGVERIFSVMEAKLAAGDMHVRTNEIEVYVISAQKNFLEERMRICNELWNAGIKAEQSYKKNPKMLTQLQHCEEYGIPLAVVLGESELKRGVVKIRHIKSRSEEEIPRGKLLAEITERIANLGKIEMNGNGK is encoded by the exons ATGGCTGAGTCTCAAGAAAGTTTATTACAGAAAGTTAAAGATCAGGGAGATCTAGTTAGAAAATTGAAGGCTGCAAAGGAATCTAGCGAGAAG GCAAAGAAGACTAATATAGAATATAATCTTGAAGAGATCAACAAATGGCTGTACCAATACAGTTACATTTGTGGATATACTCCTACCACTAGCGATATACAACTTTTTAACTATCTCgaaaaacatttagtttttgAATCATATCAGTACATTAAGAGGTGGTGGTACCATATGCGGAGCTTCAGTGTCTCTGAAATATCGAAATTTCCAACAACTCGACCTCCAGCTATAATGCATAAAATACCAAAAGTCAATATTGATTCTCTGAATGAGCAG atCCAGCAAGAGGTAGCAAAATTACTGGCATTGAAAGCTGAGCTGGCATCGGACGATGCAGGTCCGCAAAAATTCACACTCAAGACTCCCAAAGGGACTCGTGACTACAATCCGCAGCAAATGACAATACGCAATAATGTGCTGCAGAAAATCATTGAAGTCTTCAAGAAACATGGTGCAGAATGCATTGATACACCTGTTTTTGAATTGAAG GAAGTGCTAACTGGCAAATATGGTGAGGATTCAAAATTGATTTACGATTTGAAAGACCAGGGAGGTGAAATCCTTTCCTTGCGTTATGACTTGACGGTGCCATTGGCACGGTATCTGGCTATGAGCAAGATCAGTACTCTGAAACGGTACCACATTGCCAAGGTGTACAGGCGAGACAACCCTGCTATGACCCGAGGGAGATACAGGGAATTTTACCAATGT gatTTTGACATAGCCGGCCAGTATGACATTATGGTCCCAGATGCAGAGTGCCTCAAAGTGGTCACAGAGATTCTGGACTCTCTCGACATCGGCAAATACGTACTGAAAGTGAACCACAGACGGTTGCTCGACGGAATGTTTGAGGCCTGTGGGGTGCCTGATGACAAATTTAGGGCCGCATGTTCTGCTGTGGACAAGCTAGACAAG TCTCCATGGGAAGAAGTCAGGACAGAATTGATAAATGAGAAAGGAATAACCCCAGATGCAGCCGACAGAATCGGAAAGTATGTCCGCTTGAGTGGCAGCACCGAACTCATCGAGAAATTGCTCCAAGACCACACATTGACTGCAGCGAAGCCCTCCGTAGATGGATTGTGTGGCATTAAGATCCTGCTGGACTATTGTGAGATCTACGGCATTAAGAACAAAGTTGTCTTTGATTTGAGCTTGGCAAGAGGACTGGACTATTACACAGGAGTTATCTATGAAGCTGTATTGACAG AGCCCATTAAAATCGGCAATGAAGAGCAGTCCGTAGGCTCGATCGCCGGCGGCGGACGATACGATAACCTTGTCGGGATGTTTGATTCGAAGAACAAACAG GTGCCTTGCGTAGGTGTGAGTATAGGAGTAGAGCGCATCTTCTCTGTGATGGAAGCGAAACTCGCCGCGGGAGATATGCATGTGCGGACGAACGAAATCGAAGTTTACGTCATATCGGCGCAGAAAAACTTCCTCGAGGAAAGAATGAGGATCTGCAATGAACTCTGGAACGCAGGCATTAAG GCTGAACAATCGTACAAGAAAAACCCTAAAATGCTCACACAGCTGCAGCATTGTGAAGAGTACGGCATTCCGCTCGCCGTCGTCTTGGGCGAGTCCGAACTCAAGCGAGGCGTCGTCAAGATACGGCACATCAAGTCGAGGTCCGAAGAAGAAATACCCCGCGGTAAACTCCTGGCAGAAATCACAGAGAGGATAGCTAACCTGGGCAAAATTGAGATGAACGGGAACGGGAAATAA
- the LOC135073167 gene encoding histidine--tRNA ligase, cytoplasmic isoform X3, with protein sequence MSIKLLGFAKKCATVLYSRNTVLNSNFAKTITTSSCCKIQQEVAKLLALKAELASDDAGPQKFTLKTPKGTRDYNPQQMTIRNNVLQKIIEVFKKHGAECIDTPVFELKEVLTGKYGEDSKLIYDLKDQGGEILSLRYDLTVPLARYLAMSKISTLKRYHIAKVYRRDNPAMTRGRYREFYQCDFDIAGQYDIMVPDAECLKVVTEILDSLDIGKYVLKVNHRRLLDGMFEACGVPDDKFRAACSAVDKLDKSPWEEVRTELINEKGITPDAADRIGKYVRLSGSTELIEKLLQDHTLTAAKPSVDGLCGIKILLDYCEIYGIKNKVVFDLSLARGLDYYTGVIYEAVLTEPIKIGNEEQSVGSIAGGGRYDNLVGMFDSKNKQVPCVGVSIGVERIFSVMEAKLAAGDMHVRTNEIEVYVISAQKNFLEERMRICNELWNAGIKAEQSYKKNPKMLTQLQHCEEYGIPLAVVLGESELKRGVVKIRHIKSRSEEEIPRGKLLAEITERIANLGKIEMNGNGK encoded by the exons ATGTCTATAAAATTGCTGGGTTTTGCAAAAAAGTGTGCAACAGTGTTGTATTCACGCAACACTGTTCTCAACAGCAATTTTGCTAAAACTATTACGACATCATCTTGCTGTAAG atCCAGCAAGAGGTAGCAAAATTACTGGCATTGAAAGCTGAGCTGGCATCGGACGATGCAGGTCCGCAAAAATTCACACTCAAGACTCCCAAAGGGACTCGTGACTACAATCCGCAGCAAATGACAATACGCAATAATGTGCTGCAGAAAATCATTGAAGTCTTCAAGAAACATGGTGCAGAATGCATTGATACACCTGTTTTTGAATTGAAG GAAGTGCTAACTGGCAAATATGGTGAGGATTCAAAATTGATTTACGATTTGAAAGACCAGGGAGGTGAAATCCTTTCCTTGCGTTATGACTTGACGGTGCCATTGGCACGGTATCTGGCTATGAGCAAGATCAGTACTCTGAAACGGTACCACATTGCCAAGGTGTACAGGCGAGACAACCCTGCTATGACCCGAGGGAGATACAGGGAATTTTACCAATGT gatTTTGACATAGCCGGCCAGTATGACATTATGGTCCCAGATGCAGAGTGCCTCAAAGTGGTCACAGAGATTCTGGACTCTCTCGACATCGGCAAATACGTACTGAAAGTGAACCACAGACGGTTGCTCGACGGAATGTTTGAGGCCTGTGGGGTGCCTGATGACAAATTTAGGGCCGCATGTTCTGCTGTGGACAAGCTAGACAAG TCTCCATGGGAAGAAGTCAGGACAGAATTGATAAATGAGAAAGGAATAACCCCAGATGCAGCCGACAGAATCGGAAAGTATGTCCGCTTGAGTGGCAGCACCGAACTCATCGAGAAATTGCTCCAAGACCACACATTGACTGCAGCGAAGCCCTCCGTAGATGGATTGTGTGGCATTAAGATCCTGCTGGACTATTGTGAGATCTACGGCATTAAGAACAAAGTTGTCTTTGATTTGAGCTTGGCAAGAGGACTGGACTATTACACAGGAGTTATCTATGAAGCTGTATTGACAG AGCCCATTAAAATCGGCAATGAAGAGCAGTCCGTAGGCTCGATCGCCGGCGGCGGACGATACGATAACCTTGTCGGGATGTTTGATTCGAAGAACAAACAG GTGCCTTGCGTAGGTGTGAGTATAGGAGTAGAGCGCATCTTCTCTGTGATGGAAGCGAAACTCGCCGCGGGAGATATGCATGTGCGGACGAACGAAATCGAAGTTTACGTCATATCGGCGCAGAAAAACTTCCTCGAGGAAAGAATGAGGATCTGCAATGAACTCTGGAACGCAGGCATTAAG GCTGAACAATCGTACAAGAAAAACCCTAAAATGCTCACACAGCTGCAGCATTGTGAAGAGTACGGCATTCCGCTCGCCGTCGTCTTGGGCGAGTCCGAACTCAAGCGAGGCGTCGTCAAGATACGGCACATCAAGTCGAGGTCCGAAGAAGAAATACCCCGCGGTAAACTCCTGGCAGAAATCACAGAGAGGATAGCTAACCTGGGCAAAATTGAGATGAACGGGAACGGGAAATAA
- the LOC135073152 gene encoding vacuolar protein-sorting-associated protein 36: MDRFEYMEARLFEGENYLKRDKNVKIYDGDDKTQFIDGEVVLTTHRILWGKPGDIPKGLVCLSLHLYYVFFIEEESGGVFGLGGPKRIILNLSPALPGKRPGPAVVSTYHFIKLSFKDGIDPAFYKALQDAIASKAWERPTPISSPMSSSSPSSTPRPSVTPVNSKIRSGIVGIERSIEEQHRATDQSISVAFKDLTKLMEKAKDMVVISKNISTKIREKQGDISEDDTVRFKSYLMSLGIDDPVTRDTFRSDSDYYMGLSQQISDMMVAVLMECGGIMSLADVWCRVNRARGLELISPEDLLNACKLLQTIGAPMSLRKFPSGACVIQLNGHRDEEVAKTTSEMLEDNNYLTPVKLSQIANVSVLLAREHLLITERLGLACRDESIEGLAFYPNLFLKQAS; the protein is encoded by the exons atGGATAGATTTGAGTATATGGAAGCTCGCCTTTTCGAGGGTGAAAACTATCTTAAGCGTGATAAAAACGTGAAAATATACGATGGTGACGACAAG ACACAGTTTATTGATGGGGAAGTGGTACTAACAACTCATAGAATACTGTGGGGAAAGCCAGGTGATATACCAAAAGGACTTGTATGTTTATCCCTTCATTTGTACTATGTTTTCTTCATTGAAGAAGAAAGTGGAGGTGTATTTGGTCTTGGCGGCCCAAAACGGATAATACTGAATCTATCCCCAGCACTTCCAg GTAAAAGACCTGGTCCAGCTGTAGTAAGCACATACCACTTCATCAAGCTGTCATTCAAGGATGGCATTGATCCTGCATTCTACAAAGCCTTACAAGATGCCATAGCTTCAAAAGCCTGGGAGAGACCAACTCCCATATCATCTCCGATGAGCTCCTCAAGTCCCAGTTCAACTCCTAGACCATCTGTGACTCCAGTGAACTCTAAAATTCGGTCTGGAATTGTTGGTATTGAGAGAAGCATTGAAGAACAGCACAGAGCCACTGACCAAAGTATAAGTGTGGCTTTTAAGGACTTAACTAAGCTTATGGAAAAAGCTAAAGACATGGTTGTCATATCCAAAAATATATCTACTAAAATCAGG GAAAAGCAAGGTGATATCTCTGAAGATGACACAGTGAGGTTCAAATCTTACCTGATGAGTCTGGGTATTGATGATCCAGTGACTAGAGACACTTTTAGGTCGGACTCTGACTACTACATGGGTCTTTCACAGCAGATTTCTGATATGATGGTTGCTGTGTTGATG gAATGTGGAGGAATTATGTCATTAGCTGATGTATGGTGCAGAGTGAACAGAGCCAGAGGCCTAGAGCTTATCTCCCCCGAGGATTTATTGAATGCTTGCAA ATTATTACAAACGATCGGAGCCCCGATGTCACTTCGCAAGTTTCCTAGCGGCGCCTGCGTGATTCAGCTAAACGGTCACAGAGATGAGGAAGTAGCCAAAACTACAAGTGAAATG CTGGAAGACAATAATTACCTCACTCCAGTGAAGCTGTCGCAGATCGCAAACGTATCCGTCCTCCTTGCACGCGAGCACCTGCTCATCACAGAACGCTTAGGGCTAGCGTGTCGTGATGAATCCATTGAGGGATTAGCTTTCTATCCCAatttgtttttgaaacaggcttcttaa
- the LOC135073153 gene encoding piRNA biogenesis protein EXD1-like, protein MDNLYMKGELLQVHTKNSEVIEGRFYSMNSDKSKISLYNIKEDEGIKCEGVCHYYNSEIRDIVKLKEDDQPKHLKISQKECEDIIKVAKKYIYINQVDNSFHEAMDDLLSYDYIGLSTDGANMGRKCKMPFVVLSTPQQIYIFDTQVMQYHAFDAGLKKLLEGKSPKKIVHDCRKISDSLYHKHNVKLNSVFDTQVGDLIISKNKNGCLPNTVKSLSECLTTYLGLQPSIIEEKLDIVQCTERPLSVKIKETLAKNISYLHRLSEMINDEMALPFIRGVECFVENLRSSDDFKAWELCGKHNQVPKDFKSAIEY, encoded by the exons ATGGATAACTTATACATGAAAGGTGAACTGTTACAAGTTCACACGAAGAATTCCGAAGTTATTGAAGGCAGGTTTTACAGCATGAACAGTGACAAATCCAAAATTTCTCTCTACAACATAAAAGAAGATGAAGGGATCAAATGTGAAGGGGTGTGTCATTACTACAACTCAGAAATCAGAGACATAGTCAAACTGAAGGAAGATGATCAGCCAAAACATCTGAAAATCTCACAGAAAGAATGCGAAGATATAATAAAGGTTGCAAAGAAGTATATTTACATAAACCAAGTCGACAATAGTTTCCATGAGGCTATGGATGACTTGCTGTCATACGATTATATTGGACTCAGCACTGACGGTGCAAACATGGGACGCAAATGCAAAATGCCTTTTGTGGTGTTGTCAACTCCACAACAAATCTACATATTTGACACACAAGTGATGCAGTATCACGCGTTTGATGCCGGATTAAAAAAATTGCTTGAAGGCAAGAGTCCTAAAAAGATTGTTCATGATTGCAGAAAGATATCAGATAGTTTGTATCATAAGCACAATGTGAAACTGAATTCTGTATTTGACACTCAG GTGGGAGACTTgattatatcaaaaaataagaATGGCTGCTTGCCAAATACAGTGAAATCATTATCAGAATGTTTGACTACTTACCTTGGTCTCCAGCCTAGTATCATTGAagagaag CTTGACATAGTGCAATGCACTGAGCGGCCACTCTCTGTGAAGATCAAGGAAACTCTTGCAAAGAATATATCATATTTGCATCGTCTCTCTGAAATGATTAATGATGAAATGGCTCTCCCATTCATCAGAGGGGTTGAATGCTTCGTAGAAAACCTACGTTCCTCTGACGATTTTAAAGCATGGGAGCTTTGTGGAAAACATAATCAAGTACCAAAAGATTTCAAAAGCGCtattgaatattaa
- the LOC135073154 gene encoding vacuolar ATPase assembly integral membrane protein VMA21 homolog, translating to MMIEGRANELPDFQVFRTVIKYCLVIIIVPVLAFFSVKVVLFDGLLRLEPVTSSVYSAVIAVIVLHVTLGLYIYKAYSETDKPSKPVKKD from the exons ATGATGATTGAAGGTCGAGCAAAT GAACTACCCGATTTCCAAGTTTTTCGAACAGTTATCAAATACTGTTTGGTGATCATAATAGTACCCGTCCTGGCGTTCTTCTCCGTGAAGGTGGTTCTTTTCGATGGACTATTACGACTAGAACCAGTTACTAGCAGTGTGTATTCCGCAGTTATAGCGGTTATCGTTCTGCATGTCACGTTAGGGTTGTACATTTATAAGGCGTACAGTGAAACTGATAAACCGTCTAAACCTGTGAAGaaagattaa